The Lichenibacterium dinghuense genome includes a region encoding these proteins:
- a CDS encoding SWIB/MDM2 domain-containing protein, with the protein MSRTVAPKKPRTAGALAKPLTPSSELAAVVGAEPLARTAVVSKLWDYIRKHDLQDPADKRGIIADATLRPIFGAERITMFELAKVIGPHLTAA; encoded by the coding sequence ATGTCCCGCACCGTCGCCCCGAAGAAGCCCCGCACCGCCGGCGCGCTGGCGAAGCCGCTGACGCCCTCGTCCGAGCTGGCGGCCGTGGTCGGCGCCGAGCCCCTGGCCCGCACCGCCGTGGTGTCGAAGCTGTGGGACTACATCCGCAAGCACGACCTGCAGGACCCGGCCGACAAGCGCGGGATCATCGCGGACGCCACGCTGCGGCCCATCTTCGGCGCCGAGCGAATCACCATGTTCGAACTCGCCAAGGTCATCGGCCCGCATCTGACAGCGGCATGA
- a CDS encoding helix-turn-helix domain-containing protein — translation MNADEYRATLAALGLSQQASAQLLGVDSRTAQRWALAERNVPRPAARFLRYLVRVGADPAKVQAMLDQDETAATRGGTASE, via the coding sequence ATGAACGCCGACGAGTACCGCGCCACCCTCGCTGCCCTCGGCCTCAGCCAGCAGGCGTCGGCCCAGCTCCTCGGGGTGGACAGCCGCACGGCGCAGCGTTGGGCGCTCGCGGAGCGCAACGTACCCCGCCCGGCCGCGCGGTTCCTGCGCTACCTTGTGCGCGTCGGCGCCGATCCCGCCAAGGTGCAGGCCATGCTCGATCAGGACGAGACGGCGGCCACACGCGGAGGCACAGCGAGCGAATGA
- a CDS encoding helix-turn-helix transcriptional regulator yields MNPSLSPELAILRHLAARTTASAAEIGTACAMSPGEVRGRLVMLESQRLIAGRSGKAAGERTPRRVYVITAEGRRRAGISDARATP; encoded by the coding sequence ATGAACCCTAGCCTCTCCCCCGAGCTCGCCATCCTCCGCCACCTCGCCGCCCGCACCACCGCCAGCGCGGCGGAGATCGGCACAGCCTGCGCGATGTCGCCCGGCGAGGTCCGCGGTCGCCTCGTCATGCTGGAGAGCCAGCGCCTCATCGCCGGCCGCAGCGGCAAGGCCGCGGGCGAGAGGACGCCCCGCCGCGTCTACGTCATCACGGCAGAGGGGCGCCGGAGGGCGGGGATCAGCGACGCGAGAGCGACGCCGTGA
- a CDS encoding bifunctional diguanylate cyclase/phosphodiesterase → MLKVLGCIVYEHDIRLVILSAVICILGCYTTTTLLARAGEAPRHLVDRWLAGAAATFGCSVWSLHFVAMLAFMPGQQMAYHVGLTVFSAIVASVGAYAAFIAWTARTPESIRAVSGGVLLGLAVSGMHYTGVAAMSFSGFLLLDRGLVTMSVASSIAFSIVAFARASGLNTKKNQLEVASWFALAICGVHFAGMAAVTIAPGVADISAGTVLGTALLATAVGSVSVAILISSLAAVTVEQHLSRRALQELGRMRLMSNLAQEVLFIHRDGVVLEVNSAGERLFGAPADHLRGRSALSLFAVESTPALIRRAACPPLDRQPEEVEVRAVGGVSVPVEISCQPIDYLGKSATVVALRDLTDRKRDEARIRHLARHDALTDLPNRYSLQERLDLSLDVAAQQRSSLAVIYIDLDRFKPVNDLHGHAAGDALLIQVSKRILAEIQPSDTLARVGGDEFVMVLTSQSQPEKASATATRVLDALRQTFEIEGKRVEIGASIGIALYPQDGTDADTLLRAADAALYRVKGEGRGALRFYEASMNAQVQARLQLEQELAGAVEREELVLHFQPIVNGVTGEVETFEALVRWMHPVRGMVPPLEFIPIAEETSLIDGIGRWVIEAACREAASWPHPWRVSVNVSPKQFRRSDVCGVIAKALRVNALDPARFVVEVTESVLIDDAAQAVLTLLQLREMGVRIALDDFGTGYSSLSYLQLFKFDKFKIDKSFVRKLGKTEDALTLTRTIVNLGHNLGLHVTAEGVETEEQLAILRALGCDQIQGYLVAKPAPMGSFTELARLRVMALFGRDRPRLYA, encoded by the coding sequence ATGTTGAAGGTGCTAGGCTGCATCGTCTACGAACACGATATACGGCTGGTGATCCTGTCAGCCGTGATCTGCATCCTGGGCTGCTACACGACGACGACGCTTCTGGCGAGAGCTGGCGAGGCCCCCCGACATCTGGTTGATCGATGGCTCGCCGGTGCTGCTGCGACCTTCGGATGCAGCGTATGGTCGCTCCACTTCGTCGCCATGCTGGCGTTCATGCCGGGACAGCAGATGGCGTACCACGTGGGCCTGACGGTGTTCTCGGCCATCGTCGCATCCGTCGGCGCCTATGCCGCCTTCATTGCCTGGACCGCACGAACTCCGGAGTCGATCAGGGCCGTCTCCGGAGGGGTGCTGCTCGGGCTGGCTGTGTCGGGCATGCACTACACCGGGGTGGCAGCGATGTCGTTCTCCGGCTTCCTGCTGCTCGATCGCGGCCTCGTGACGATGTCGGTGGCAAGCAGCATCGCATTCTCGATCGTGGCTTTCGCTCGCGCGTCAGGCTTGAACACGAAGAAGAACCAACTTGAAGTCGCGAGTTGGTTTGCCCTGGCGATCTGCGGGGTCCACTTCGCCGGCATGGCGGCGGTCACCATCGCGCCGGGCGTCGCGGACATCTCTGCTGGTACGGTGCTCGGCACCGCGCTCCTCGCCACTGCCGTCGGGAGCGTCAGCGTCGCGATCCTGATCTCCAGTCTCGCCGCAGTCACGGTCGAGCAGCACCTATCGCGGCGCGCCCTGCAGGAGCTCGGCCGCATGAGACTGATGAGCAATCTCGCGCAGGAGGTGCTGTTCATCCATCGCGACGGGGTCGTGCTCGAAGTGAACAGCGCTGGGGAACGTCTGTTCGGGGCACCGGCGGACCACCTTAGAGGACGATCGGCGCTGAGCCTCTTCGCGGTGGAAAGCACGCCGGCCTTGATCCGCCGCGCCGCATGTCCGCCGCTGGACCGGCAACCCGAAGAGGTCGAGGTCCGCGCCGTCGGCGGTGTCTCGGTGCCTGTCGAGATCTCGTGTCAGCCCATCGACTACCTCGGTAAGTCCGCGACGGTGGTCGCTCTCCGGGATCTCACCGACCGTAAGCGCGACGAGGCCCGCATCCGGCACCTCGCTCGGCACGATGCTTTGACCGACCTGCCGAACCGCTACAGTCTTCAGGAGCGGCTCGACCTGTCCCTAGACGTTGCGGCGCAACAGCGGAGCTCGCTCGCCGTGATCTATATCGACCTCGACCGCTTCAAGCCGGTCAACGACCTTCACGGCCATGCCGCCGGTGACGCCCTGCTGATCCAGGTATCCAAGCGCATCCTGGCGGAAATCCAGCCGTCCGACACTCTGGCACGAGTCGGCGGCGATGAGTTTGTCATGGTGCTGACGAGCCAGTCACAGCCCGAAAAGGCTTCAGCAACTGCAACACGCGTCCTCGACGCCCTGCGCCAGACCTTCGAAATCGAGGGCAAGCGGGTCGAGATCGGTGCTTCGATCGGCATCGCCCTCTACCCACAGGACGGCACGGACGCCGACACGTTGCTGCGCGCTGCGGATGCGGCCTTGTACCGGGTGAAGGGGGAAGGGCGCGGGGCGCTGCGTTTCTACGAAGCGTCGATGAACGCGCAGGTGCAGGCGAGGCTGCAGCTCGAACAGGAGTTGGCCGGGGCCGTCGAGCGGGAAGAGTTGGTGCTGCACTTCCAGCCGATCGTCAACGGCGTCACGGGCGAAGTCGAGACCTTCGAGGCCCTGGTCCGCTGGATGCACCCCGTGCGAGGCATGGTTCCGCCGTTGGAGTTCATCCCCATCGCGGAGGAGACGAGCCTGATCGACGGCATCGGACGATGGGTGATCGAAGCGGCCTGCCGCGAGGCCGCAAGCTGGCCTCATCCCTGGAGAGTGTCGGTCAACGTGTCACCCAAGCAGTTCCGGCGGTCGGACGTCTGCGGGGTCATCGCCAAGGCGTTGCGGGTCAACGCACTCGACCCCGCTCGCTTCGTCGTCGAGGTGACCGAGAGTGTGTTGATCGACGATGCCGCGCAGGCGGTGCTGACGCTTCTCCAGTTGCGCGAGATGGGCGTGCGTATCGCTCTTGACGATTTTGGCACTGGCTATTCGAGTCTCAGCTACCTGCAGCTGTTCAAATTCGACAAGTTCAAGATCGACAAATCGTTCGTGCGGAAGCTCGGGAAAACCGAGGATGCGCTGACGCTGACGCGAACCATCGTCAACCTGGGTCACAACCTCGGCCTACACGTCACGGCGGAGGGCGTCGAGACCGAGGAACAGCTCGCGATCCTGCGGGCGCTCGGCTGCGATCAGATCCAGGGCTACCTCGTGGCGAAGCCGGCTCCGATGGGATCCTTCACAGAACTCGCCCGGCTCCGTGTCATGGCCCTGTTCGGGCGGGATCGACCGCGCCTGTATGCGTGA